TGGCTTATCGGATATGCTCGTAAGCGTAACGAAAAATCAATGTCGCAAAAATTAGCAGGAGAAATTTTGTCAGCTGCTAAAGAAGAAGGTGCGGCAGTGAAGAAAAGAATGGATACTCACAAAATGGCGGAAGCAAACAAAGCATTCTCACATTTCAGATTTTAATAATATACAAATAGATGAGTAGAGATTTAAAATATACAAGAAACATTGGTATTGCTGCACATATTGATGCAGGAAAAACAACCACCACTGAGCGTATCCTTTTTTATACTGGAAAAACGCATAAGTTAGGGGAGGTGCACGATGGAGCATCAACTATGGACTGGATGGAGCAAGAAGCTGAACGTGGAATCACGATCCAGTCAGCTGCAACAACTTGTACTTGGAACTTCCCAACGGAGCAAGGTAAACCAACAGCTGATGCTAAAGAGTATCACTTTAATATTATTGACACTCCTGGTCACGTTGATTTTACCGTTGAGGTAAATCGTTCTTTACGTGTATTGGATGGGTTGGTGTTTTTGTTCAGTGCTGTTGATGGCGTTGAGCCTCAATCAGAAACTAACTGGCGTTTGGCAGACAATTACAAAGTACCTCGCATTGGTTTTGTTAATAAAATGGACAGACAAGGTGCAAACTTCTTGAATGTTTGTAACCAAGTGAAAGATATGTTGAAGTCAAATGCAGTGCCTATCGTGCTTCCTATTGGAGATGAAGCTGATTTTAAAGGTGTTGTGGATTTGATCAAAAACCGTGCTATTGTATGGCACGAGGAAACTCAAGGAGCTACTTTTGATGTGATTGAAATTCCTGAAGAAATGAAGGATGAGGCTCACGAGTACCGCGCTCACCTTATTGAAGAGGTGGCTGGGTATGATGAAGGGCTTTTAGAGAAATTTATGGAGGATGAAAACTCTATCACTGAAGAGGAAATTCATCAAGCGCTTAGAGCGGCTGTTATGGATATGGCAATTATCCCAATGGTTTGTGGTTCTTCGTTCAAAAACAAAGGAGTTCAATTTATGTTAGATGCGGTTTGCCGTTATTTACCTTCTCCTTTGGATAAAGAAGCTATTGAAGGAACAGATCCAGATACAGGTGCAGAAATTGCACGAAAGCCAGCTGTTTCTGAGCCTTTTGCTGCTTTGGCGTTTAAAATTGCAACAGACCCTTATGTAGGGCGTTTAGCGTTTTTCCGTGCTTATTCGGGTCACTTAGATGCAGGTTCTTATGTATTGAACACACGTTCAGGAAACAAAGAGCGTATTTCTCGTATCTATCAAATGCACGCTAATAAGCAAAATCCTATTGAATTTATTGAAGCTGGAGATATTGGAGCAGCTGTAGGATTTAAAGATATCAAAACAGGGGATACCCTTTGTGATGAAAAACATCCTATTGTATTGGAATCAATGATTTTCCCTGATCCAGTAATAGGTATTGCCATTGAGCCAAAAACTAAAGCTGACGTAGATAAAATGGGTATGGCTTTGGCGAAATTAGCAGAGGAAGACCCAACATTCCAAGTAAAAACGGATCAAGCATCTGGTCAAACTATTATCTCTGGTATGGGTGAGCTACACTTGGATATCATCGTTGATCGTTTAAAACGTGAATTCAAAGTAGAAGTCAACCAAGGAGAGCCGCAAGTAGAGTACAAAGAGGCGTTAACTGCGGTGGCTAATCACCGTGAGGTTTACAAAAAACAATCGGGTGGACGTGGTAAGTTTGCTGATATCGTATTCCGTATGGAACCTGCCGATGAAGGTAAAGTAGGCTTGGAATTCATCAACGAAATCAAGGGAGGTAACATTCCTAAAGAATATATTCCTTCGGTAGAAAAAGGTTTCAAAGAAGCAATGAAAAATGGTCCTTTAGCAGGGTTTGAAATGGATGCAATGAAAGTTACCTTGGTAGATGGTTCATTCCACGCCGTTGACTCGGATTCATTATCTTTCGAATTGGCAGCCAAATTAGGATATAAAGAAGCTGCTCGTGCCGCAAAAGCTGTACTTATGGAGCCGATAATGAAATTAGAGGTAATCACTCCGGAGGAAAATATGGGGGATATTGTAGGTGACTTGAACCGTCGTCGTGGTCAAGTTAATAATATGGATGATAG
This genomic window from Capnocytophaga canimorsus contains:
- the fusA gene encoding elongation factor G, encoding MSRDLKYTRNIGIAAHIDAGKTTTTERILFYTGKTHKLGEVHDGASTMDWMEQEAERGITIQSAATTCTWNFPTEQGKPTADAKEYHFNIIDTPGHVDFTVEVNRSLRVLDGLVFLFSAVDGVEPQSETNWRLADNYKVPRIGFVNKMDRQGANFLNVCNQVKDMLKSNAVPIVLPIGDEADFKGVVDLIKNRAIVWHEETQGATFDVIEIPEEMKDEAHEYRAHLIEEVAGYDEGLLEKFMEDENSITEEEIHQALRAAVMDMAIIPMVCGSSFKNKGVQFMLDAVCRYLPSPLDKEAIEGTDPDTGAEIARKPAVSEPFAALAFKIATDPYVGRLAFFRAYSGHLDAGSYVLNTRSGNKERISRIYQMHANKQNPIEFIEAGDIGAAVGFKDIKTGDTLCDEKHPIVLESMIFPDPVIGIAIEPKTKADVDKMGMALAKLAEEDPTFQVKTDQASGQTIISGMGELHLDIIVDRLKREFKVEVNQGEPQVEYKEALTAVANHREVYKKQSGGRGKFADIVFRMEPADEGKVGLEFINEIKGGNIPKEYIPSVEKGFKEAMKNGPLAGFEMDAMKVTLVDGSFHAVDSDSLSFELAAKLGYKEAARAAKAVLMEPIMKLEVITPEENMGDIVGDLNRRRGQVNNMDDRAGAKVIKANVPLSEMFGYVTALRTLSSGRATSTMEFSHYAETPSNIAEEVIKKAKGN